From Solidesulfovibrio carbinoliphilus subsp. oakridgensis, the proteins below share one genomic window:
- a CDS encoding GAK system CofD-like protein produces the protein MPDTKSLPRVTISRTVTLPDPTRAALYRRAPEFGPKLLFFSGGTALRHLSETLIDYTSNSIHLITPFDSGGSSAVLRKAFAMPAVGDIRNRIMALADRSITGNPAVFDLFAYRLPKDATQEELAVRFGRMITGEDPLVRRIPDPMRKIIRTHLHFFEQRRPPSFDLRGASIGNCILTGGYFNYNRMLDPVIYLFMQLVEARGVVRPIVTADLHLACQLENGRVLLGQHLMTGKEAAPIDAPIAKLWLVADLDDPTPATVRIREKTETLIRKADVICYPYGSFYSSLLANLLPQGVGDAVAATDCPKVYIPNLGHDPEQRGLTVAGQTARLLGALEGGCVKACRRDDLLRFVLVDSKKGRYENPLDLPGIRRLGVQVLDVSLARDDNPDQADSRKVAELLLSLT, from the coding sequence GTGCCGGACACGAAATCCCTGCCGCGCGTGACCATAAGCCGCACCGTCACGCTGCCGGACCCGACCCGGGCGGCCCTGTACCGCCGGGCCCCGGAATTTGGCCCCAAGCTCCTTTTTTTCAGCGGCGGCACGGCCCTTCGCCACCTGAGCGAGACCCTCATCGACTATACCTCCAACTCCATCCATCTCATCACACCCTTTGATTCCGGCGGCTCCTCGGCCGTGTTGCGCAAGGCCTTTGCCATGCCGGCCGTGGGCGACATCCGAAACCGCATCATGGCCCTGGCCGACCGTTCCATCACCGGCAACCCGGCCGTGTTCGACCTTTTTGCCTACCGCCTGCCCAAGGACGCCACACAGGAGGAACTGGCGGTCCGTTTCGGCCGCATGATCACAGGCGAGGACCCGCTCGTGCGGCGCATCCCCGATCCCATGCGCAAGATCATCCGCACCCACCTGCACTTCTTCGAGCAGCGTCGGCCTCCGTCCTTCGACCTGCGGGGCGCGAGCATCGGCAACTGCATCCTGACCGGCGGCTATTTCAACTACAACCGCATGCTCGATCCCGTCATCTACCTCTTCATGCAGCTCGTGGAGGCCAGAGGCGTGGTGCGCCCCATCGTCACGGCCGACCTGCACCTGGCCTGCCAGTTGGAAAACGGCCGCGTCCTTCTCGGCCAGCATCTCATGACCGGCAAGGAAGCCGCCCCCATCGACGCCCCCATCGCCAAGCTTTGGCTGGTCGCGGACCTCGACGATCCCACGCCGGCCACCGTGCGCATCCGGGAAAAGACCGAAACCCTCATCCGCAAGGCCGATGTCATCTGCTATCCCTACGGCAGTTTCTATTCGAGCCTGCTCGCCAACCTCCTGCCCCAGGGGGTGGGTGACGCCGTGGCCGCCACGGACTGCCCCAAGGTCTACATCCCCAACCTCGGCCACGACCCGGAACAGCGGGGCCTGACCGTGGCCGGACAGACGGCCAGGCTTCTTGGCGCCCTGGAAGGTGGCTGCGTCAAGGCCTGCCGCCGCGACGACCTGCTTCGTTTCGTCTTGGTCGACAGCAAAAAAGGCCGGTACGAAAACCCGCTCGATCTTCCCGGCATACGGCGGCTTGGCGTCCAGGTCCTGGACGTGTCCCTGGCCCGGGACGACAATCCCGATCAGGCTGACAGCCGTAAGGTGGCCGAACTGCTGCTTTCCCTGACCTGA
- a CDS encoding bacteriohemerythrin: MIAWNPSLSIGIQEIDEQHQAIVGLINELEANKDSQDPTVAIDALRFLREYLHGHFDLECELMLDICYPDLESHKQQHELFINHVIFFEIENEFGVVTSVMLSDILAFLNDWFVSHIATEDRKLGAFVRTRAMTK, translated from the coding sequence ATGATCGCATGGAATCCATCCTTGTCCATCGGCATCCAGGAGATTGACGAACAGCATCAGGCCATCGTCGGACTCATCAATGAACTGGAAGCCAATAAGGACAGCCAGGATCCTACTGTCGCCATCGATGCCCTCCGTTTTCTACGCGAATACTTGCATGGCCATTTCGACCTGGAATGCGAACTGATGCTCGATATTTGCTATCCTGATCTGGAAAGTCACAAACAACAGCACGAGCTTTTCATCAACCACGTCATTTTCTTTGAAATAGAAAACGAATTCGGCGTGGTGACGTCTGTCATGCTCAGCGACATCCTGGCCTTTTTAAACGACTGGTTTGTCAGCCACATCGCCACGGAAGACAGGAAGCTCGGCGCTTTCGTGCGGACCCGGGCCATGACGAAATAG
- a CDS encoding L,D-transpeptidase family protein, with product MRFRSPVLVLLALTLFVPACQTASSRPRTEPVAASGPATPASPLAGSRQLVLVVAESFNDNQARLRRFERGGDGAWRPVGDDVAVTIGKNGMAWGRGLQGPPPAEGPVKIEGDGRSPAGVFAFGTAFAYQPQDLWTTPKMPVHRVTDQTVCVETINSASYNRILDENTAATKDWTSPDRMLRPDGLYRFGLMVDYNAPDTVPGAGSCIFFHLWRRPGAPTVGCTAMNEPAILAVLAWMDASKKPILVQLPRPELKRLAARWGAPELLASTVRD from the coding sequence ATGCGCTTTCGATCCCCTGTTCTCGTTCTCCTGGCCCTCACCCTGTTCGTGCCCGCCTGCCAGACGGCCTCTTCCCGGCCCCGAACCGAACCCGTGGCCGCGTCCGGACCGGCCACGCCGGCCTCGCCCCTTGCCGGGTCACGCCAGCTCGTCCTGGTCGTGGCCGAGAGTTTTAACGACAACCAGGCCCGGCTGCGGCGTTTCGAGCGGGGCGGGGACGGGGCCTGGCGGCCTGTGGGCGACGATGTGGCCGTGACCATCGGCAAAAACGGCATGGCCTGGGGGCGGGGCCTGCAGGGGCCGCCGCCGGCCGAGGGTCCGGTCAAAATCGAGGGCGACGGCCGGTCGCCGGCCGGGGTCTTCGCCTTTGGCACCGCCTTTGCCTACCAGCCGCAAGACCTGTGGACCACGCCGAAAATGCCGGTCCATCGGGTGACGGACCAGACGGTGTGCGTGGAGACGATCAACTCCGCGTCCTACAACCGGATCCTGGATGAGAATACGGCCGCGACGAAGGATTGGACCTCGCCGGACCGGATGCTGCGGCCCGACGGGCTGTACCGTTTCGGCCTCATGGTGGACTACAACGCCCCGGACACCGTGCCGGGCGCGGGATCGTGCATCTTTTTCCACCTGTGGCGGCGGCCGGGCGCGCCGACCGTCGGCTGCACGGCCATGAACGAGCCGGCCATCCTGGCCGTGCTCGCCTGGATGGACGCCTCGAAAAAGCCGATCCTGGTCCAGCTGCCGCGCCCGGAACTCAAGCGTCTGGCCGCCCGCTGGGGCGCGCCCGAGCTGTTGGCCTCGACGGTCAGGGACTAG
- a CDS encoding tetratricopeptide repeat protein, whose translation MSAELTKARSQINKVGTFLKQAKPLPAVSALYEAIGAVMRTQLMKSEKEEFTKLITDAVLLLNGDRNLRKIYPLILNYTPGSERELVETLMGVLSELQATAVEEAKDLIADKEQRIEKGLAEGKLLIETKRFDEARILLEKLAREFPHDSDLRARIAELFIGGELFEEAFTFLDEAIGLSPDQIRHYNRIGIVLRKLHKYEIAEKYFMRAVEYAKSDPNLYFNLGRVYLDWQRWEKAEKASRLALRLAPSFVEAQKLLNFSLKKQGKEPEPA comes from the coding sequence ATGTCAGCCGAACTGACCAAGGCCCGCTCCCAGATCAACAAGGTCGGGACATTTCTCAAGCAGGCCAAGCCCCTGCCCGCCGTGTCGGCCCTGTACGAGGCCATCGGCGCGGTCATGCGCACCCAGCTCATGAAGTCGGAGAAGGAGGAGTTCACCAAGCTCATCACCGACGCGGTGCTCCTCCTCAACGGCGATCGCAACCTCCGCAAGATCTATCCGCTGATCCTCAACTACACGCCCGGCAGCGAGCGGGAACTGGTCGAAACCCTCATGGGGGTTCTCAGCGAACTGCAGGCCACGGCCGTGGAAGAAGCCAAGGATCTCATCGCGGACAAGGAGCAGCGCATCGAGAAGGGGCTGGCCGAGGGCAAGCTCCTCATCGAGACCAAGCGTTTCGACGAAGCCCGCATCCTGCTTGAGAAACTCGCCCGGGAATTTCCCCACGATTCCGACCTGCGGGCCCGGATCGCCGAGCTTTTCATCGGCGGCGAACTCTTCGAAGAGGCCTTCACCTTCCTCGACGAGGCCATCGGCCTCTCTCCGGACCAGATCCGCCACTACAACCGCATCGGCATCGTGCTCAGAAAACTCCACAAGTACGAGATCGCGGAAAAATATTTCATGCGGGCCGTGGAATACGCCAAGTCCGATCCGAACCTGTATTTCAACCTGGGCCGGGTTTATCTGGACTGGCAGCGATGGGAAAAGGCCGAAAAAGCCTCCCGGCTGGCCCTTCGCCTCGCCCCTTCCTTTGTCGAAGCCCAAAAGCTCCTCAATTTCTCCCTCAAAAAGCAGGGCAAGGAACCGGAACCGGCCTAG
- the carA gene encoding glutamine-hydrolyzing carbamoyl-phosphate synthase small subunit: MKAILALEDGTLFHGHTFTGEGSAGGEVIFNTGMTGYQEVLTDPSYTGQMVCMTYPHVGNYGINPEDVESAKIRVAGFIVKECCKEPSNWRSTMTLPDYLTRQGITGIEGIDTRALTRHLRLHGAMRGYIATDVSDPRRIVEAAKGLPTMEGLGLADQVTCDAPFVWTENGIKPAKIVDGRYAWPGPGPKVLVYDMGIKWNIMRLLSAQGFDILMVPYTTTAEEAKRLDPDAIFLSPGPGDPAALTDLIHTTALLADQYPLAGICLGHQLLGLALGGKTFKLKFGHHGLNHPVKDLETGRIEISSQNHGFCVDIESLSDVELTHVNLNDGTLEGFAHKKKPVIAIQYHPEAAPGPHDSRSFFSRFRTLVRRETGK; the protein is encoded by the coding sequence ATGAAAGCCATCCTGGCCCTCGAAGACGGCACCCTCTTTCACGGTCACACATTTACCGGCGAGGGCAGCGCCGGGGGCGAAGTGATCTTCAACACCGGCATGACCGGCTACCAGGAAGTGCTCACCGATCCGTCCTATACCGGACAGATGGTGTGCATGACCTATCCGCACGTGGGCAATTACGGCATCAACCCCGAGGACGTGGAATCGGCCAAGATCCGCGTGGCCGGGTTCATCGTCAAGGAGTGCTGCAAAGAACCCTCCAACTGGCGTTCCACCATGACCCTGCCGGACTACCTGACGCGCCAGGGCATAACCGGCATCGAGGGCATCGACACCCGGGCCCTCACCCGCCACCTGCGCCTGCACGGCGCCATGCGCGGCTACATCGCGACAGACGTGTCCGATCCCCGCAGAATCGTGGAAGCGGCCAAGGGCCTGCCGACCATGGAAGGCCTTGGCCTAGCCGACCAGGTGACCTGCGACGCGCCCTTCGTCTGGACCGAAAACGGGATCAAGCCGGCCAAGATCGTGGACGGCCGCTATGCCTGGCCGGGCCCCGGCCCCAAGGTGCTCGTCTACGACATGGGCATCAAGTGGAACATCATGCGGCTTTTGTCCGCCCAGGGCTTCGACATCCTGATGGTTCCCTACACCACCACGGCCGAAGAGGCCAAGCGCCTGGACCCGGATGCCATTTTCCTGTCGCCCGGCCCCGGCGACCCGGCCGCGCTGACCGATCTGATCCACACCACCGCCCTTCTGGCCGACCAATACCCGCTGGCCGGCATCTGCCTCGGACACCAGCTCCTGGGATTGGCCCTTGGCGGGAAGACGTTCAAGCTCAAGTTCGGGCACCATGGCCTAAACCATCCCGTCAAGGATCTGGAGACCGGACGCATCGAAATTTCCTCGCAAAACCACGGTTTTTGCGTGGACATCGAAAGCCTGTCCGACGTAGAGTTGACGCACGTGAACTTGAACGACGGCACGCTCGAAGGTTTCGCGCACAAGAAAAAACCCGTCATCGCCATCCAGTACCATCCGGAGGCGGCGCCGGGCCCCCATGACAGCCGGTCTTTTTTCTCCCGTTTCCGCACCCTGGTGCGCCGGGAGACAGGCAAATAG
- a CDS encoding D-alanine--D-alanine ligase family protein gives MKVLLVAGGWSSEREVSLSGAAQIEKALLALGHKVVPFDLSHDFPGFVAAAQACDFAFLNLHGAPGEDGLPQALLDTAGVPYQGSGPAGSFLALNKAASKQLFRQAGLATPRSAFLPTPPGDGFVPDFGPPWFVKPTSGGSSVSMTLVRDPADLPEALARAFASGDTALVEEGLAGPELTCAVLGDEALPPILIRPKAGEFFDYASKYELDAAEEICPAPVPDTLVAELGRISLAAHKALGLSGYSRADFIHTESGPMLLEVNTLPGMTRTSLLPKSAQAAGLSFPDLIARLMELGLARCGKRP, from the coding sequence ATGAAAGTACTTTTGGTTGCGGGGGGCTGGTCGAGTGAACGCGAGGTGTCCCTGTCCGGCGCGGCCCAGATCGAAAAGGCCCTTCTCGCCCTTGGCCACAAGGTCGTGCCCTTTGACCTGTCCCACGACTTTCCGGGTTTCGTCGCAGCGGCCCAAGCCTGCGATTTCGCGTTTTTAAACCTCCACGGGGCCCCGGGCGAGGACGGCCTGCCCCAGGCCCTGCTCGACACCGCGGGCGTGCCCTACCAGGGAAGTGGCCCGGCCGGCTCGTTTCTGGCGCTCAACAAGGCGGCCTCCAAGCAGCTCTTCCGGCAGGCCGGCCTGGCCACGCCCCGGTCCGCCTTCCTGCCGACGCCGCCGGGCGACGGATTCGTGCCGGATTTCGGGCCGCCGTGGTTCGTGAAACCCACCAGCGGCGGTTCGAGCGTGTCCATGACCCTGGTCCGCGATCCGGCCGATCTGCCAGAAGCCCTGGCCCGGGCCTTTGCCTCGGGCGACACGGCGCTGGTCGAGGAAGGCCTGGCCGGCCCGGAACTGACCTGCGCCGTCCTTGGCGACGAGGCCCTGCCCCCGATCCTCATCCGGCCCAAGGCCGGGGAATTTTTCGACTATGCCAGCAAGTACGAACTCGACGCGGCCGAGGAGATCTGCCCGGCCCCGGTGCCTGATACCCTGGTGGCCGAACTCGGACGAATAAGCCTGGCCGCCCACAAGGCGCTCGGGCTTTCCGGCTACAGCCGGGCGGATTTCATCCATACGGAGTCGGGCCCCATGCTCCTCGAGGTCAACACCCTGCCGGGCATGACCCGGACGAGCCTGCTCCCCAAGTCGGCCCAGGCCGCCGGGCTGAGCTTCCCGGACCTCATCGCCCGCTTGATGGAACTGGGGCTTGCGCGCTGCGGCAAGAGGCCTTAA
- a CDS encoding HDIG domain-containing metalloprotein, with translation MSEQTHDTDTTSRPLPTEPPGPPTGAPHVSFVPTDDECRRLWDAFDMLPNVREHSELVACLATALAEAAARAGLTVNVAEVRAAALLHDLAKTYTIRHGGNHCQLGGAWVQELTGNPALAQGVVCHVSWPKALDLRADFLPLALIYSDKRVKHNQIVTLETRFDDLLVRYGKTEFIRERIRESFHQAEAIERALAETLGMNIHESTFGCGGLVE, from the coding sequence ATGTCCGAACAGACCCACGACACAGACACCACGTCCCGGCCCCTGCCCACGGAACCGCCCGGTCCGCCAACCGGGGCGCCGCACGTGTCCTTCGTGCCGACAGACGACGAATGCCGCCGCCTGTGGGACGCCTTCGACATGCTGCCAAACGTCCGCGAGCACAGCGAGCTGGTGGCTTGCCTGGCCACGGCCCTGGCCGAGGCGGCGGCCCGGGCCGGGCTGACGGTCAACGTGGCCGAGGTGCGGGCCGCGGCCCTGCTCCACGACTTGGCCAAGACCTACACCATCCGCCACGGCGGCAACCACTGCCAGCTCGGCGGGGCCTGGGTCCAGGAACTGACCGGCAATCCGGCCCTGGCCCAGGGCGTGGTCTGCCACGTCTCCTGGCCCAAGGCCCTGGATCTGCGGGCCGATTTCCTGCCGCTCGCGCTCATTTACAGCGACAAGCGGGTCAAGCACAACCAGATCGTCACCCTGGAGACCCGGTTCGACGACCTGCTCGTGCGCTATGGCAAGACCGAATTCATCCGCGAGCGCATCCGCGAATCCTTCCACCAGGCCGAGGCGATTGAGCGCGCCCTGGCCGAAACCCTGGGCATGAACATCCATGAAAGTACTTTTGGTTGCGGGGGGCTGGTCGAGTGA
- a CDS encoding HypC/HybG/HupF family hydrogenase formation chaperone has translation MCLAVPMEITALADKTADVTIGGVTRQVRLDLIDAAPAIGDFVIVHAGFAIRRLDRDDALETIKLFQEGLNLELL, from the coding sequence ATGTGCCTTGCCGTTCCCATGGAAATCACCGCCCTTGCCGATAAGACCGCCGACGTCACCATCGGCGGCGTCACCCGGCAGGTCCGCCTGGACCTGATCGACGCGGCCCCGGCCATCGGAGACTTCGTCATTGTCCACGCCGGCTTCGCCATCCGCCGCCTCGACCGCGACGATGCCCTGGAAACCATCAAACTTTTCCAGGAAGGCCTGAACCTTGAACTCCTTTGA
- the hypD gene encoding hydrogenase formation protein HypD — protein sequence MNSFDAFKDPALCRVLLARLTAEATEPFRFMEVCGTHTVAIFQSGLRSLLPGTITHVTGPGCPVCVTHESEVAAFLDLAGRDDVILATFGDLMRVPGPKGRNLKTAQADGARVEVVYSPVDALTVAAANPGQTVVFLGVGFETTAPAVAATIRLARERNLKNFRVLSFHKLVPPALAALLDDPDINVDAFVLPGHVSAIIGATPYRFVAEKYRVPAVITGFEPVDILSALLDIVAMRREGRPAVHNTYTRVVAEDGNPVARAVMDEVFVPADALWRGLGKISASGLSIRDEFADFDAMRLPGVELRETPVLAGCRCGEVLKGKMAPDQCPLFDKACTPATPVGPCMVSTEGGCAAYHKYRLEL from the coding sequence TTGAACTCCTTTGACGCCTTCAAGGACCCGGCCCTGTGCCGGGTCCTGCTTGCGCGGCTGACGGCCGAGGCCACCGAACCCTTCCGGTTCATGGAAGTCTGCGGCACCCACACGGTGGCCATCTTCCAGTCGGGACTTCGAAGCCTCCTGCCCGGGACCATCACCCACGTGACCGGCCCGGGCTGCCCGGTCTGCGTCACCCACGAGTCGGAAGTGGCCGCCTTTCTGGACTTGGCCGGCCGCGACGACGTGATCCTGGCCACCTTTGGCGACCTCATGCGCGTGCCCGGCCCCAAGGGCAGAAACCTCAAGACCGCGCAAGCCGACGGGGCCCGGGTCGAGGTCGTCTACTCGCCCGTGGACGCGCTGACCGTGGCCGCGGCCAATCCCGGCCAGACGGTCGTCTTTCTCGGCGTCGGCTTCGAGACCACGGCCCCGGCCGTGGCCGCCACCATCCGGTTGGCCAGGGAGCGCAACCTCAAAAACTTCCGGGTTTTAAGCTTCCACAAGCTCGTGCCGCCGGCCTTGGCCGCTCTCCTGGACGATCCGGACATCAACGTGGACGCCTTTGTCCTGCCGGGCCACGTCTCGGCCATCATCGGCGCGACCCCCTACCGGTTTGTGGCCGAAAAATACCGGGTCCCGGCCGTGATCACCGGATTCGAGCCCGTGGACATCCTGTCGGCCCTTCTCGACATCGTGGCCATGCGCCGGGAGGGCAGGCCCGCCGTGCACAACACCTACACCCGGGTGGTGGCCGAGGACGGCAACCCCGTGGCCCGGGCCGTCATGGACGAGGTTTTTGTCCCGGCCGACGCCCTGTGGCGGGGCCTTGGCAAAATTTCGGCCAGCGGACTTTCCATCCGCGACGAATTCGCCGACTTCGACGCCATGCGCCTGCCCGGGGTGGAGCTTCGGGAAACGCCGGTCCTGGCCGGCTGCCGCTGCGGCGAGGTCCTCAAGGGCAAGATGGCCCCGGACCAGTGTCCGCTCTTCGACAAGGCCTGCACCCCGGCCACGCCCGTCGGGCCGTGCATGGTCTCCACCGAAGGCGGCTGCGCCGCGTACCACAAGTACCGGCTGGAGTTGTAG
- a CDS encoding class IV adenylate cyclase has product MSMAEEIETKFAVEAFEPVREALVRAGAERLSRRFEENVVLDTPDGDLRHRDVLLRLRRDASARVTLKLPAPAPEGQGLKVRQEIETEVADPDALQAVFFHLGYRPFLRYEKVRETWRLGRTLVCLDQLPFGLYLEIEGPADAIPGVAARLGLAMDAALADTYHALYRRHLAACHLPPADSFVFDADTRLALLADLSAS; this is encoded by the coding sequence ATGTCCATGGCCGAGGAGATCGAGACCAAATTCGCCGTGGAGGCCTTCGAACCCGTGCGCGAGGCGCTGGTGCGGGCCGGGGCCGAGCGGCTGTCCCGGCGGTTCGAGGAAAACGTGGTGCTCGACACGCCGGACGGGGACCTGCGCCATCGGGATGTTCTTTTGCGCCTGCGGCGAGACGCCTCGGCCCGGGTGACGCTCAAGCTCCCGGCCCCTGCCCCGGAGGGCCAGGGCCTGAAGGTCCGCCAGGAAATCGAGACCGAGGTGGCCGACCCGGACGCCTTGCAGGCCGTTTTTTTCCACCTCGGCTACCGGCCGTTTCTGCGCTACGAAAAGGTCCGGGAAACCTGGCGGCTTGGCCGGACGCTCGTTTGCCTCGACCAACTGCCCTTCGGCCTTTACCTCGAAATCGAAGGCCCGGCCGATGCCATCCCCGGCGTGGCCGCGCGCCTTGGCCTCGCCATGGACGCGGCCCTGGCCGACACCTACCACGCCCTGTACCGGCGCCATCTGGCCGCCTGCCACCTGCCGCCCGCCGACAGCTTCGTGTTCGACGCCGACACCCGTCTGGCCCTGCTCGCCGACCTGTCCGCATCCTGA
- a CDS encoding ATP-dependent Clp protease adaptor ClpS yields the protein MQEEQPGLGVDVEEDVREPRRYKVLLHNDDYTTMEFVVQVLVGVFHKNENEATQIMLNVHNNGVGVCGEFTAEVAELKVSLVHRLAKENGYPLKCSMEEV from the coding sequence ATGCAAGAGGAACAGCCCGGTCTGGGCGTCGACGTCGAAGAGGACGTGCGAGAACCCCGACGGTACAAAGTGTTATTGCACAACGACGACTACACGACCATGGAGTTCGTGGTCCAGGTGCTCGTCGGCGTGTTTCATAAAAATGAAAACGAAGCCACGCAAATCATGCTGAACGTCCACAATAACGGCGTGGGCGTGTGTGGCGAATTCACCGCCGAGGTGGCCGAACTCAAGGTCTCCCTGGTGCATCGTCTGGCCAAGGAGAATGGCTACCCGCTCAAATGCAGCATGGAAGAGGTCTGA
- the clpA gene encoding ATP-dependent Clp protease ATP-binding subunit ClpA: MLSKKLERVLTSAVKEVKRRNHEYLTLEHLLYAMLLEETGRDILVHCGANVVRLKHQLERFFTDHMETLPQDAASEVVQTISVQRVLQRAIMQMQSSGKQQVEVGDVLAAIFDEEDSYAVYYLKSHGVSRLDVLEFISHGAARELPQPEGGSGEAEAGKPGGSALEQYTVDLVAKARKGEIDPLIGRDQELTRTIHVLLRRRKNNPIFVGDPGVGKTALAEGLALRIVKGDVPESFRDTLIFALDMGALLAGTKYRGDFEARLKGVLSELEQKPGAILFVDEIHTIVGAGATSGGTLDASNILKPVLGSGKLRCVGSTTYEEYKNHFEKDRALSRRFQKIDVGEPTVEEAVEIIKGLRAYYEAHHGVRYTPAALRAAVELSARHINDRFLPDKAIDVIDEAGAVRKLAGTTAKGAIGVAEMEKVVASMAKIPAARVSSSDKIRLENLDGELKGLIYGQDEAVEAISKAILRSRAGLANAGKPTGSFLLAGPTGVGKTEMAKQLAAVLGINFVRFDMSEYMEKHAVARLIGSPPGYVGFEQGGLLTDAIRKHPYSVLLLDEIEKAHPDMFNILLQVMDYATLTDNNGRKADFGHVVLLMTTNAGAREMAAKSIGFGTGQAEDSSGKGIKAVNRLFSPEFRNRLDGIVSFKPLTPEVMDRIVHKYLGELNAQMAEKRVLVRLTPAAVARLAEKGFDADYGARPLARVIQVEIKDALAQEMLFGKLQKGGEAEVDAAPAGAPELFTFRFTSRAPKKPAAEVAEVE, encoded by the coding sequence ATGCTCAGCAAAAAACTGGAACGGGTATTGACCAGCGCCGTCAAAGAGGTCAAGCGCCGCAATCACGAATACCTTACCCTGGAGCATCTCCTGTACGCCATGCTCCTGGAAGAGACCGGCCGGGATATCCTGGTCCACTGTGGCGCCAATGTGGTGCGCCTCAAGCATCAGCTCGAACGCTTCTTCACCGACCACATGGAAACCCTGCCCCAGGACGCCGCTTCCGAGGTGGTCCAGACCATAAGCGTGCAGCGCGTGCTCCAGCGCGCCATCATGCAGATGCAGTCTTCCGGCAAGCAGCAGGTGGAAGTGGGCGACGTGCTGGCCGCCATCTTTGACGAGGAAGATTCCTACGCCGTCTATTATCTCAAGTCCCACGGCGTTTCCCGCCTGGACGTCCTGGAATTCATTTCCCACGGCGCCGCCCGGGAACTGCCCCAGCCCGAGGGCGGCAGCGGCGAGGCGGAAGCCGGCAAGCCCGGCGGCTCGGCCCTGGAACAGTACACCGTGGACCTGGTGGCCAAGGCCCGCAAAGGCGAGATCGACCCGCTGATCGGCCGGGACCAGGAACTGACCCGCACCATCCACGTGCTGTTGCGCCGGCGCAAGAACAACCCCATTTTCGTGGGCGATCCGGGCGTCGGCAAGACCGCCCTGGCCGAGGGGCTGGCCCTTCGCATCGTCAAGGGCGACGTGCCGGAGAGCTTCCGCGACACGCTCATTTTCGCCCTGGACATGGGCGCGCTTCTGGCCGGCACCAAGTACCGGGGCGATTTCGAGGCCCGGCTGAAGGGTGTGCTGTCCGAACTCGAACAGAAGCCCGGGGCCATCCTCTTCGTGGACGAGATCCATACCATCGTCGGCGCCGGCGCCACCAGCGGCGGCACCCTCGACGCTTCCAACATCCTGAAGCCCGTCCTCGGCTCGGGCAAGCTCCGTTGCGTCGGGTCCACCACCTACGAGGAATACAAGAACCACTTCGAAAAGGACCGGGCCCTGTCCCGCCGGTTCCAGAAGATCGACGTGGGCGAGCCGACCGTGGAAGAGGCTGTCGAGATCATAAAGGGCCTTCGCGCCTACTACGAGGCCCACCACGGCGTACGCTACACCCCGGCCGCCTTGCGCGCCGCGGTCGAGCTCTCGGCCCGCCACATCAACGACCGGTTCCTGCCGGACAAGGCCATCGACGTCATCGACGAGGCCGGCGCCGTGCGCAAGCTCGCCGGCACCACGGCCAAGGGCGCCATCGGCGTGGCCGAGATGGAAAAGGTCGTGGCTTCCATGGCCAAGATTCCGGCCGCCCGAGTCAGTTCCTCGGACAAGATCCGCCTGGAGAACCTCGACGGCGAGCTCAAGGGCTTGATCTATGGCCAGGACGAGGCTGTGGAGGCCATTTCCAAGGCCATCCTGCGCTCCCGGGCCGGCCTCGCCAACGCCGGCAAGCCGACCGGCTCGTTCCTGCTCGCCGGTCCGACCGGCGTCGGCAAGACCGAGATGGCCAAGCAGCTGGCGGCCGTGCTCGGCATCAACTTCGTGCGTTTCGACATGAGCGAATACATGGAGAAGCACGCCGTGGCCCGGCTGATCGGCTCGCCTCCGGGGTATGTCGGCTTCGAGCAGGGCGGACTCCTCACCGACGCCATCCGCAAGCACCCCTATTCGGTGCTGCTCCTGGACGAGATTGAGAAGGCCCATCCGGATATGTTCAACATTCTGCTCCAGGTCATGGACTATGCCACGCTCACGGACAATAACGGCCGCAAGGCCGACTTCGGCCACGTGGTCCTGCTCATGACCACCAACGCCGGGGCCCGGGAGATGGCGGCCAAGAGCATTGGCTTCGGCACGGGCCAGGCCGAGGATTCGTCGGGCAAGGGGATCAAGGCCGTCAACCGGCTCTTTAGCCCTGAGTTCCGCAACCGCCTCGACGGCATTGTGTCGTTTAAGCCTCTGACCCCCGAGGTCATGGACCGCATCGTCCACAAGTACCTCGGCGAACTGAACGCCCAGATGGCCGAGAAGCGGGTCTTGGTCCGGCTCACCCCGGCCGCCGTGGCCCGGCTGGCCGAGAAGGGTTTTGATGCCGACTACGGGGCCCGGCCGCTGGCCCGGGTCATCCAGGTCGAGATCAAGGATGCGCTGGCCCAGGAGATGCTCTTCGGCAAGCTGCAGAAGGGCGGGGAAGCGGAGGTCGACGCCGCGCCGGCCGGCGCGCCGGAACTGTTCACCTTCCGCTTCACCAGCCGCGCGCCGAAAAAACCCGCGGCCGAAGTGGCGGAAGTGGAGTAG